The window CGTCGGCCTCAAGGGCCTGGCCCGGCGCAACCTCGTGGCCGCCGGCGCGGGCGCGCTGCTCGCGGCCGTCCTCGGCACCGTGGTGACGCTCGGCGCCACCTCACAGAACGGCCCCGACACCCCCTCCGACAACGTCAACCCGTCCGCCGGCCAGGACCTGGACGACGGCAGCCTCGGCGCCGACACCCCGAAGCAGGACCGCAGCGGAGGAGACGACACCGGCACGGCGACCAGCCGTCCGACGGATCCGGGCCACGGCACCGCCTCCGGCACGTCCGAGGACCCGGCGCCGGGCGGCGCCGAGCCCTCGGAGAGCCTCGCGCCGTCCGGCGACGGCACCTCCTCGGGCTCCTCGTCCAAGACCCCCAAGCCGTCGGACTCCACCGGGTCCCCGGGCGGCGGCACCGGCGGGAAGACGGGTGGGTCGAACGGCGGGAAGACCGGGGGCACGGGCGGCGGCACGCCGGGCGGAAACGGCGGAGGCCCTTCCAGCGGCGGCGGAGGCGGTCCCACGAGTGGCGGCGGCTCCTCCACCGGAGGAAGCGGCGATCCCACGGGCGGAAGCTCGGGAGAGCCCAGCGGCGACTCCTCGGGAGGGGCCACCACCAGCCCCCCCGAAGGCACGTCCGGAGAGCCGTCGGGCGGCACCTCGGCGCCGGCGTCCGGCCTCTCGGCCGCCCCGCCGGCCGACACCTCCGAGAGCGGCACGCCTCCGACGGCGTCCGACACCGCGACGGTCGCCTGACGTACGCAGAACCGGGGGCCGGGTCCGTGTCATACGGACCCGGCCCCCGGTGTCGTACGAGAGCGCCGCGACCGTCCTTGGACCGGCCGCGGCCGGTTGTCAGAACAGCCGCAGCTTGTCGTCCTCGATGCCGCGCAGGGCGTCGTAGTCCAGTACCTGGCAGCCGATGCCGCGGTCGGTGGCGAGGACGCGGGCCTGCGGCTTGATCTCCTGGGCCGCGAAGACGCCGCGGACAGGGGCCAGGTGGGGATCGCGGTTCAGCAGTTCGAGGTAGCGGGTGAGCTGCTCCACGCCGTCGATCTCGCCGCGCCGCTTGATCTCGACCGCGACCGTCCGTCCCTCGGCGTCCCGGCACAGGATGTCGACCGGGCCGATGGCCGTCATGTACTCGCGGCGGATCAGCGTGTAGCCGTCGCCGAGCGTCTCGATGCGGTCGGCGAGCAGCTCCTGGAGGTGCGCTTCCACGCCGTCCTTGATCAGCCCCGGATCCACGCCGAGTTCGTGCGAGGAGTCGTGCAGGACCTCCTCCATCGTGATGATGAGCTTCTCGCCCGCCTTGTTGACGACGGTCCAGACGCCTTCCTCGTCACCGGTGCCCTCCTTGAGCGTGCAGGGCGGGGACATCCAGTTCAGGGGCTTGTAGGCGCGGTCGTCCGCGTGGATCGAGACGCTGCCGTCCGCCTTGACCAGGATCAGACGGGGCGCTGACGGCAGATGGGCGGTGAGCCGGCCGGCGTAGTCCACGGAGCACCGGGCAATGACGAGACGCATGGTCGGCAACGCTACTGGACGGACGGCCCTGCGCGCGATTCGCCCGGGGACCTCCAGCGGGGCGGGGGCCGGGACTCCCCGTGGGTCGCCCCATTTTTCCCTGGATCACCCGTGTTCACTTGTGGCCGATTGTGTGCCCAACTAGCCCGGTCTGTATATGCATTCGCCTGGTGGGCGTCCGTTCTTGTGCCTACCGTAGTGAACGGGAGGTCGCGATCCGTGTACTCACCGTATTGGGAGTCGCGTGCCCCCTTATCTGTCCGGCAACCCCTGTTGTTCGGGGGTGCGAGAGGAGTACCCATGTCGCTCGACGTCTCACCGGCCCTACTCGAACAGGCCGAGCGAGGCGAGGTCGACGAAGCTGACTTCGTCGACTGCGTCCGGACCTCCCTGCCCTACGCGTGGGAGATGATCAGCTCCCTGGTGGCCCAGCTGAAGGTGGACGGCGGCCAGTTCGCCGACAACCAGACGCCCCCGCCGGACGAGTACGCACGCGGTCAACTGCTGCGTGTGCTGGCGAGTGACGCCATGCGCGGCGCGCTTCAGCGGCACTTCGGCGTGCGGCTCGCCTTCCAGAACTGCCACCGGGTGGCGGTGTTCCCGCTGGACGCCTCGGCCGACGAGACGCTGGCCCGTTTCACCTCGGTGCGCAGCCAGCTCCTCAACCAGTCCCCGGAGCTGCGGGACTGCTGATGCCGTGAGTCGATGCTTGCCGCTCCGTCCACGGGAGGTACTCGGACTTCAGGGGCGGCAAGCCTCCCACGTCGTGCTCCCGGTCACCGCAGCTCGGGCAGTACCTCGGCGCCGAGGCGTCGCAGGTTCTCCTCCGTCGCCGCCAGATCACCCGAGCCCTCGGTGAACAGGGCGAAGCGGGAGACGCCGGTCCGCTCGGCGGTGGCCGCGAGCCGGTCGGCGCACAGCCGCGGGGTGCCGACCGGGTGCAGCCCGCAGAGCAGTTCGGTGTACTCCAGCGGATCGCGCATCCCGCGGGCCCGTCCGTCCACGGTGACATGGGCGTCCAGACCCTGTTTCAGCCAGCCCGGCATCGCCTTCAGCAGGGTCTCCACGGCGTCCGTGCGCCGGTCCGCGATCTGGCAGACACCCGCCGAAACATGGCCGGCGCCCCGGACCTCCTCGCCCGTCCGGCCGGCGGCCCGCGCGCACCGCTGCCAGTGGGCGACCATCTCGGCCTTCTCCTCGTCCCCGATGTGCATCCCCAGCAGCATCGGCAGCCCGCGCTCGGCGGCCAGCCGCACGCTCGCCGCGGAGGTGCAGGCGACGACGACCTCGGGACCCGGGACCTGGGTCAGCGCCTCCGACGGGCGCGGTACGACGGGGACCTCGCGGAAGGCGAACCGCTCGCCCGAGGCCGACACCGACGGCTCGCGAAGCCAGCGCGTCAGCAGGTCGAGCGACTCGGGGAACCCCTTCTCGTACGCCTCCAGTCCCATGCCGAACACTTCCAGGTCCACCCACGGACCGCCGCGCCCGACGCCGAGCGAGAACCGCCCGCCGCTCGTCATGTGCAGCAGCGCCGCCTGCTCGCCGAGCGCCACCGGGTGGACCGTGGGCAGCACGCTGACCGCCGTACCCACCCGCAGCCGGCGGGTGCGGCCGAGCAGCAGTGCGGCCAGAGTGATCGCGGACGGGCACGTCCCGTACGGGACGAAGTGGTGCTCGCCCAGCCAGACCGCGTCGAGACCGGCCTCCTCGGCGACCTCCGCGGAGCGGACCGCCCGGTGCAGCGCCTCGCCTTGGCCCTGCCCGGGGAACTGGGCCGCCAGCACGAAACTTCCAACGCGCATTGCTCTTTCCTGCTTCCTCGGCTCCGACACGGAGCTCCCCCACCCGGCATAACCGGGGGACACGTGCCGAGGACACGGCCTGGCGAAGAGATTTGCGGATTGTCTGCGGAATGGGTCGGCCGGGAAGGGGACTTGTGGTGGTTGGTTCTCCCCACATGCCCGCGGTGGCGCCGCGTACGCTGGAGAAGGTCCCTGTCTTCCGCACAGTTTCGTGAGGTGTCCCGTGTCCCCCCGCCGCAACCGATCCAAGGGTGGAAGAGGCGCCGCCTCGTCCGGCCGGAGCGCCGAGGACGACGGCGGGGGCCGCTACGGCGGTTGGCAGTCCACCGAGAGCTGGCAGGGCGAGGACTTCAGCGTGCGCCATGTCGCGGGCTCCGCCGCCGAGGGCAAGACGTACCGCTGTCCCGGCTGCGACCAGCTGATCCCCTCCGGCGTCCCGCACGTGGTGGCCTGGCCCCAGCACGCGGGCGTGGACGACCGCCGGCACTGGCACAAGGCGTGCTGGAACGCCAAGGACCGCCGCACCACACGGGTGCAGCGGTCCCGTAACGCGCCGCGGTTCTAGCCGCGGTTCCCGTCGCTCACACGTCCCGCGTGCGCAGCAGGGCCCAGGCGCCGGCGAAAGCGACGGCCGTCGCGCCCAGCAGGATCCACAGCGGGTCCCAGCCGGTCGGGCCGGAACTGGTGAGGGAGTTGGAGTAGAAGACGCTCAGCTGGTTCGGGATCGAGTACTCGAACAGGAACTCGCGCACCTTCTCCAGCGAGTGCGTGATCATGAACAGCGCGATCACCAGCGGGGCGAGCACGACACCGATCATGATCGTGATGGCGCCCGCCGAGTGCCGCAGCACCGAGCCGATGACGAGCGAGATCAGCCCGAGCAGGGCCATGAAGAGGCTGACGCCGACGGTGGCCTTGAACCACTCCGCACCGGTGGGCTGCCGGGCGCCGATGCCCTGCAGCAGGGCCGTCTGCGCGAGGCCGACCACGCCGCTGGAGACCAGCGTCACCGTGAACGCGACCAGGAAGAACACCACCGCCTTGGCCGTGAGCACCCGCCCACGGGTTGGGCACGCCGTCATCGTGGTCCGGATCATGCCGGTGCCGTACTCCGAGGCCGTGGTCAGCACGCCGAGCGTGATGATGCAGATGCTGCCGAGCAGCAGCCCGAAGAAGCCCATCGACAGCATGTTCTCGTCGCCGTTCAGCTCACCGGCCGCGTCGGAGATGAACAGGCCGATCAGCAGCCCGATCCCGACCACCAGCAGGATGAACACCCCGAGCGTCCACATCGTGGAGCGCACCGACTTGATCTTCGTCCACTCCGAGGCGATGGCGTGCCCGAGGTGTGTGCGCACGACGGGGATCGGCGAGGTGTAGCCGGGGTGGGGGGAACCGGCCGCCGCCTCCCAGGCGGGCGGCGCGGCCTGCGGCACAGGAGTCTGCGGCGTGCTCATCGGTCGTCCTCGGGCTTGGCGGAGTCGGCGGCGGATGCGGGGGCCTGCGGCGCGGCGGCGGGCTGGGCGGGTACCTGTGGGGCCCGCAGGGCGCTCTGCGCGTACGGGTTCACGGTGCCCGCGCCCGGAGCCGCGTACGGGTTCGGCTGCGAGCCCGCGTACGGGTGTCCGCCCGGCTGGGGCGGTGGCGGCGCGTACCAGCCGGGCTGGCCCTGACCGGGCACCGGCATCGCCGGCTCGGCGCCGGGCGGCAGGGGCTGCATCAGCCCGGCCTTCTGGTCGATGGTGGAGCGGTAGTCGACGACCCCCTGGGTCATCCGCATGTACGCCTCCTCCAGCGAGGCCTGGTGCGGCGACAGCTCCCACAGGCGTACGTCCGCCTCGTGCGCGAGGTCGCTGATGCGCGCCAGCGGCAGCCCGGTCACGCGCAGCGCGCCGTCCTGCTCGGGCAGCACGTGCCCGCCCGCCTCGGTCAGCGCGGACGTCAGCTTCTCCCGCTGCTGCGGCTCGGTGTCGGGCGTGCGGACCCGCGCGAAGTCCGCGGAGTTCGCGGAGATGAAGTCCGTCACGCTCATGTCGGCGAGCAGTTGCCCACGTCCGATGACGATGAGGTGGTCGGCGGTCAGTGCCATCTCGCTCATCAGGTGACTGGAGACGAACACGGTCCGTCCCTCGGCCGCCAGCGACTTCATCAGATTGCGCACCCAGAGGATGCCCTCGGGGTCGAGACCGTTCACCGGCTCGTCGAACAGCAGCACCTGCGGGTCGCCGAGCAGCGCGGCGGCGATCCCCAGCCGCTGGCCCATACCGAGGGAGAAGCCCTTGGAGCGTCTCCTCGCCACGTCCTGGAGGCCGACGACCCCGAGCACCTCGTCGACACGGCGGGCCGGGATGCCGGAAAGCTGCGCCAGGGACAGCAGGTGGTTGCGCGCGGACCGGCCGCCGTGCACCGCCTTCGCGTCCAGCAGGGCGCCGACCTGGCGGGGCGCGTTCGGCAGCGTGCGGTACGGATGGCCGCCGATCGTCACCATTCCCGAGGTGGGGTTGTCCAGCCCCAGGATCATCCGCATCGTCGTCGACTTGCCCGAGCCGTTCGGACCGAGGAAGCCGGTGACGGCACCCGGCCGCACATGGAAGGAGAGATTGTCCACGGCGGTCTTGTCGCCATAGCGCTTGGTCAGGCCGACTGCCTCGATCATGCTCCGCACCCATCGAACGGTTCAGCTCAGCGGGGCACATGCCCCCCGTAAGGGTTAGGAGGATATCCGGGCGCTGACGGTTCCGCCCAAAGGGAAGTAAAAAACCTGCGTGCTCAGGCATCCCGCTTCCGCAGCAGTGCGTACCCTCCCGCGAGTGCCGCGATCACCCACAGCAGCATGATCCCGAGGCCGCCCCAGGGACCGTAGGGGGTGTCGTCGCCGACCCGGGGGACCACCTGCATGATGCGGCTGCCGGCCTGGTCGGGCAGGAACCGGCCGACCTTCTTCGTCGCCGAGACATTGCCCAGGATGTTCGAGATCAGGAAGAAGAACGGCATCAGGATGCCCAGCGACAGCATCGGTGAGCGCAGCATCACGGTGACGCCCATGGAGAACAGCGCGATGAGCGTCATGTAGAGGCCGCCGCCGACGACCGCGCGCAGCACACCCGGCTCGCCGAGGGAGGTGCCGATCGAGCCGAGCATCGCCTGCCCGAGGAAGAACGAGGCGAAGCTGGTGACCATGCCGACCACGAGGGCCAGCCCGGCGGCCACCGCCACCTTGCTCGCCAGGAAGGCCCCGCGCTGCGGGACGGCGGCCAGCGAAGTGCGGATCATGCCGGTGCTGTACTCGTTGGACACCACCAGCACCGCGAACACGATCATCGCGAGCTGGCCGAGGCCCATGCCGGCGAAGCTGACGTACGTCGGGTCGAAGGAGACCCGGTCCCGCGCGTCCATGTTGCCGAACTCGTGCTTCGACAGGGCCGAGAGCAGCATGCCGAGGGCGATCGTGACGACCGCCGTCAGGGACAGCGTCCACACCGTGGACGCCACCGACCGGATCTTGGTCCACTCGGACCTGATGACCTGAGTCGCCGCCATCGCTCAGCCCTCCTTCTCACTGTCGGCGCCCGACGGCTGGGCGGGCGCCCCTTCCGGCGCGGCCTCCGAGGTGTGCGCGTGGTACTCCACCGCACCGGCCGTCAGCCGCATGAACGCCTCCTCGAGCGACGACTGCTGACTGCTCAGCTCGTGCAGCACGACCTGGTGCTGAGCGGCCAGCTCCCCGATGCGCTCCGCCTTGCCGCCCTCGACCTGGAGCAGCCCGGCCTCGCCCGGCACGGCGGTGATCCCGGCCTCGTGCAGCACGTCGAGCAGACGCTCGGGCTGCGGGCTGCGGACCCGCACGTGGGAACGGGAGTTGCGCTCGATGAAGTCGGCCATGGTGGTGTCGGCGAGCAGTCGGCCCTGGCCGATGACGACGAGGTGGTCCGCGGTCAGCGCCATCTCGCTCATCAGGTGCGAGGAGACGAACACCGTACGGCCCTGGGCGGCGAGGGACTTCATCAGACCGCGGATCCAGTGGATGCCCTCGGGGTCGAGGCCGTTGACCGGCTCGTCGAACATCAGGATCCGCGGGTCGCCGAGCAGCGCGCCGGCGATGCCGAGCCGCTGGCTCATGCCGAGCGAGAAGCCCTTCGCCTTCTTCCGCGCCACCGGGGTCAGTCCGACGGTGTCCAGGACCTCGTTCACCCGGTGGGTGGGGATGCCGTTGCTCTGGGCGAGGCACAGCAGGTGGTTGTAGGCGCTGCGCCCGCCGTGCATGGCCTTGGCGTCCAGCAGGGC of the Streptomyces sp. NBC_01788 genome contains:
- a CDS encoding ABC transporter permease subunit gives rise to the protein MSTPQTPVPQAAPPAWEAAAGSPHPGYTSPIPVVRTHLGHAIASEWTKIKSVRSTMWTLGVFILLVVGIGLLIGLFISDAAGELNGDENMLSMGFFGLLLGSICIITLGVLTTASEYGTGMIRTTMTACPTRGRVLTAKAVVFFLVAFTVTLVSSGVVGLAQTALLQGIGARQPTGAEWFKATVGVSLFMALLGLISLVIGSVLRHSAGAITIMIGVVLAPLVIALFMITHSLEKVREFLFEYSIPNQLSVFYSNSLTSSGPTGWDPLWILLGATAVAFAGAWALLRTRDV
- a CDS encoding ABC transporter ATP-binding protein, whose product is MIELEGLSKRYGDKLAVDGLTFTVRPGTVTGFLGPNGAGKSTTMRMILGLDRPTAGYVRIDGRHYQELKDPLTYIGALLDAKAMHGGRSAYNHLLCLAQSNGIPTHRVNEVLDTVGLTPVARKKAKGFSLGMSQRLGIAGALLGDPRILMFDEPVNGLDPEGIHWIRGLMKSLAAQGRTVFVSSHLMSEMALTADHLVVIGQGRLLADTTMADFIERNSRSHVRVRSPQPERLLDVLHEAGITAVPGEAGLLQVEGGKAERIGELAAQHQVVLHELSSQQSSLEEAFMRLTAGAVEYHAHTSEAAPEGAPAQPSGADSEKEG
- a CDS encoding LLM class flavin-dependent oxidoreductase translates to MRVGSFVLAAQFPGQGQGEALHRAVRSAEVAEEAGLDAVWLGEHHFVPYGTCPSAITLAALLLGRTRRLRVGTAVSVLPTVHPVALGEQAALLHMTSGGRFSLGVGRGGPWVDLEVFGMGLEAYEKGFPESLDLLTRWLREPSVSASGERFAFREVPVVPRPSEALTQVPGPEVVVACTSAASVRLAAERGLPMLLGMHIGDEEKAEMVAHWQRCARAAGRTGEEVRGAGHVSAGVCQIADRRTDAVETLLKAMPGWLKQGLDAHVTVDGRARGMRDPLEYTELLCGLHPVGTPRLCADRLAATAERTGVSRFALFTEGSGDLAATEENLRRLGAEVLPELR
- a CDS encoding ABC transporter permease is translated as MAATQVIRSEWTKIRSVASTVWTLSLTAVVTIALGMLLSALSKHEFGNMDARDRVSFDPTYVSFAGMGLGQLAMIVFAVLVVSNEYSTGMIRTSLAAVPQRGAFLASKVAVAAGLALVVGMVTSFASFFLGQAMLGSIGTSLGEPGVLRAVVGGGLYMTLIALFSMGVTVMLRSPMLSLGILMPFFFLISNILGNVSATKKVGRFLPDQAGSRIMQVVPRVGDDTPYGPWGGLGIMLLWVIAALAGGYALLRKRDA
- a CDS encoding ABC transporter ATP-binding protein, which codes for MIEAVGLTKRYGDKTAVDNLSFHVRPGAVTGFLGPNGSGKSTTMRMILGLDNPTSGMVTIGGHPYRTLPNAPRQVGALLDAKAVHGGRSARNHLLSLAQLSGIPARRVDEVLGVVGLQDVARRRSKGFSLGMGQRLGIAAALLGDPQVLLFDEPVNGLDPEGILWVRNLMKSLAAEGRTVFVSSHLMSEMALTADHLIVIGRGQLLADMSVTDFISANSADFARVRTPDTEPQQREKLTSALTEAGGHVLPEQDGALRVTGLPLARISDLAHEADVRLWELSPHQASLEEAYMRMTQGVVDYRSTIDQKAGLMQPLPPGAEPAMPVPGQGQPGWYAPPPPQPGGHPYAGSQPNPYAAPGAGTVNPYAQSALRAPQVPAQPAAAPQAPASAADSAKPEDDR
- a CDS encoding SCO5389 family protein; translation: MSLDVSPALLEQAERGEVDEADFVDCVRTSLPYAWEMISSLVAQLKVDGGQFADNQTPPPDEYARGQLLRVLASDAMRGALQRHFGVRLAFQNCHRVAVFPLDASADETLARFTSVRSQLLNQSPELRDC
- a CDS encoding ATP/GTP-binding protein, with translation MSPRRNRSKGGRGAASSGRSAEDDGGGRYGGWQSTESWQGEDFSVRHVAGSAAEGKTYRCPGCDQLIPSGVPHVVAWPQHAGVDDRRHWHKACWNAKDRRTTRVQRSRNAPRF
- the nucS gene encoding endonuclease NucS — protein: MRLVIARCSVDYAGRLTAHLPSAPRLILVKADGSVSIHADDRAYKPLNWMSPPCTLKEGTGDEEGVWTVVNKAGEKLIITMEEVLHDSSHELGVDPGLIKDGVEAHLQELLADRIETLGDGYTLIRREYMTAIGPVDILCRDAEGRTVAVEIKRRGEIDGVEQLTRYLELLNRDPHLAPVRGVFAAQEIKPQARVLATDRGIGCQVLDYDALRGIEDDKLRLF